In Bartonella machadoae, a single genomic region encodes these proteins:
- a CDS encoding NAD(P)H-dependent oxidoreductase — MASNVSLTGLARDLKQRAENHPPIRIGLIGCGEMGTDLLSSVAHMDGITIAAVATRKPSRIFDAALLAYGEEGHAREIENANALTQAIEKGFIAATDDINLILRHEQIDIIVDATGYPEAGAEIGLKALENNKHLVTMNVETDVTIGAYLKHEAEKRGLVYTLGAGDEPTSCMELIEFVSALGHKIVAAGKGKNNPLIFDATPDAYEEEAARRNMNVRMLVEFIEGSKTMVEMAAIANATGLLPDCPGMHGPQAALQDLSKVLIPKQDGGILNNYGVVDYSTGQGVSPGVFVIAEIAHPRLRERMEDLKIGQGPYFTFHRPYHLTAMEVPLTCARVMLYGKKDMVPLSTPVAEVCAVAKKDLHPGDQLDFIGLYTYRAWIMNSAQARAHHAIPCGLLEKATVTAEIKKDELITVHNTAIREDQWIARLRAKQDLLLNCFSSTSI; from the coding sequence ATGGCGAGCAATGTCAGCCTAACAGGTTTAGCACGTGATTTAAAACAGCGTGCAGAAAATCATCCCCCTATCCGCATTGGATTGATTGGCTGCGGCGAAATGGGAACAGATTTGCTCTCAAGCGTTGCCCATATGGATGGCATAACAATTGCAGCTGTTGCCACCAGAAAACCATCACGTATTTTTGATGCCGCTCTGTTAGCCTATGGAGAAGAAGGCCATGCGCGCGAAATTGAAAATGCCAATGCCTTAACGCAAGCCATTGAAAAGGGTTTCATTGCCGCCACAGATGATATTAATCTTATTTTACGTCATGAACAAATCGATATTATCGTTGATGCAACAGGCTATCCTGAAGCTGGTGCCGAAATTGGCCTCAAAGCACTTGAAAACAATAAACATCTTGTCACAATGAATGTTGAAACAGATGTTACAATTGGCGCTTATCTCAAACATGAAGCAGAAAAACGAGGTCTTGTCTATACACTTGGTGCCGGTGATGAACCAACATCTTGTATGGAGCTCATTGAATTTGTTTCAGCTCTTGGGCACAAAATTGTTGCAGCCGGTAAAGGTAAAAACAATCCGCTTATTTTTGATGCAACACCTGATGCTTATGAAGAAGAAGCAGCACGACGCAATATGAATGTACGCATGTTGGTTGAGTTTATAGAAGGTTCTAAAACAATGGTTGAAATGGCCGCCATTGCCAATGCAACGGGGCTTCTCCCTGATTGCCCAGGAATGCATGGTCCACAAGCAGCACTCCAGGATTTAAGCAAAGTGCTTATTCCAAAACAGGATGGAGGTATTTTAAACAATTATGGTGTTGTCGATTATTCAACAGGTCAAGGCGTATCTCCAGGTGTTTTTGTCATTGCAGAAATAGCGCATCCCCGTCTACGCGAACGTATGGAGGACTTAAAAATTGGTCAAGGACCTTACTTTACCTTTCATCGTCCCTATCATTTAACAGCAATGGAAGTTCCCCTCACATGCGCACGTGTTATGCTTTATGGAAAAAAAGACATGGTACCCCTTAGCACTCCAGTAGCAGAAGTTTGTGCTGTCGCTAAAAAAGATTTACACCCTGGTGATCAGTTAGATTTTATTGGTCTTTACACCTATCGTGCTTGGATCATGAACAGTGCACAAGCACGCGCTCATCACGCGATTCCTTGTGGTCTTTTGGAAAAAGCAACGGTAACAGCTGAAATAAAAAAAGACGAACTCATTACAGTCCATAACACTGCTATTCGTGAGGACCAATGGATTGCACGTCTTCGCGCAAAACAAGATCTATTACTGAATTGCTTTTCTTCTACAAGTATATAA